GACAGAGTTGCACACATTGTTAGAAATTATCTCGTTTTCTCCTACCCTGCAGTAACTGTGATACAGCAGCATCCAGCTTATCAAAGCACAAGGAAATAGTGCAAGTAGCTGGGCAACAAATGATCTGGCAGACCATCCCCCATATTCAAAATGCCACAGATACTAGCTCTTTGAATAGTACcacaaaattcaaaatattcacTTGTAAACCTCCTTGTGTTTATATTATACATCTATATCTTTGTGGGAAGGTGAGAATTTGTAAGACCTTGCCCAGAGTTGCTCTAGAAAGAATTGCAGATCTAAGAATAGAGTTCACAAGTGAAAATCCCCAGCTTTCTGTCTGTATTACTAGGAAGGATTCCTTCTCtttatttcaagtgaaaaatacCGAGACTGTAGTTCAATCCCCCCACCAGTCCCAAATTGTCCCTGAAACTTGTTCTCCCATATGCTCTCAATCACAATCTTGCGCCAAATCCAATTTCCTCATCGTGGAAATTGTTATTGCACTTTCTCTGTAACCATATACATTCTATTTCTATTCCTTATAGCAATTCACACCTCCTTCTTCACATTATACACCTGTAGGTGCTCAATATGAGCAAGTATTTATCCAAGACAGTATTCCAGTAATCTATACCAGTGTCCTGCTAAGTCAGGAAGCCTTGGCTTATGCCAAGCATATCTATGCTTAAGAGAGCAAAACTACCTTCAGCAGGCAGCTCAGGTCAGCACCAGAAAGCATGAGTGGTCAGCTTTTTCCCAGGTTTCTGGGAATACTGCTTTCATTGATGATTTCATGGACCCTAACAGATAATTTTAACCCAGTATttattcagtgatttttttcctagcttgTGTTTTCCAAATGTTCATTAGTTATAAAAAGTTACACAGTCTGTATTTTGAGCCTGCTTTTAGCTAAGAAGAGTTACTCCAAATAAACACTACAATTGCTACATACAcatgttaatatttaatgtgGCTTTGGTCTCATGCATTTCCGATGAGCCATTCTGATGTATAGTTATTGTACCATGTATTTATAAATGGATCTTCTCCAAGCAATCATTCACAAAAGGTCAAAATAAACATTGGCCTTTGCATCGTGTTTCTATTATGTGATTACTAAAACAGGCTTGGTGGAGGGTTCACAGAGGGTCGGCGGAGCTTTGTCAGCCCTGCTTTATTAGGACTTTTCCATGCCGGAGTGTTCCTGGGTGTGGCTGATGGGATTTCCTGCCTTTTCACCCCATGAAAGTAGCACAGAGAGTCTGAGggcaaggaaattattttctcttcactCCGGTATGAGATTTTTTTGGTAGGGTAAAGAGATCTGGCCATGCTGagttttgctctgtgtgtgtgtgtgtgtgtgtgtttggaaacTGCTGCATTGTTACATCTCTCAGAATTTGTGGACAAGGAGGGGAGACACAAGGAATGTGTCACCCTATTCCTGCACGGGAGAGTGACCTTAACATTGTAATTCTCTTCAGTGGGTCACATAAGTCTACACTAATTATGTtcctgacttaaaaaaaaaaacacccacacttttatctttatttatatTAGGTGCTTGAGTTTCAGATCTCTCTAGGTACCTCTTATTTTAGCAGAAAACTTGTACTGGAACAAGTTAGCTGTACCACATGTTCTTATATCTAGCTCCTGTTCACAGAGTGAATTTGATTACTGTAAATTATCATAGAAAATCTTGTGCATAGAGTAATAATTGAAGGGAGATTTCTTGACCCTATGTGATTCTTGCAGActatgtaaaaagaaataaggttTTACCAGAATAAACTAGATGATAGTGAATGAGCAAACTCTTTCCACCTGTAAATGCAAAGACGGGATTAGAGAAGTCTGGGAAAGCAGATTATAGGAACTGAATTTAGATGGATTTCATTTGCTTCTTAAATCCTTGAAGGTTCAATTGTAGttggattaatttaattttccaagaaaaagagTATGGGGAATTATTGAAATACAATAGATGTTTTCCTGGGGAATTTCAGAACCCCATAAATGACAAAGCCTGTCCTTGGGGAATTTCCAGCATTTCAGAGCTCAGGAGGTTACATAGCTCTGATCTACGTATCCACATTTTTGGATGCTTTGTCAATCTGACCCTTTTTACAACATCAGATAATGCCTCTGCCCATACAAAATGCAGTCAGTATTGAGATCTTCCAGGCCAAATTAGGAAATGTTACAGTTGGGCAATCTCTGTATTTCTTAGTTGACAGAGTAAGTAAAGGATGGataacagtatttttatgtttttatgtcCCCTATTTTGGGTCCTGGCTGCCTGTATTGTACAGCAAGCCCAAGGTTTGTTCCTGCTGAGCTGTCTGCAGGGCGTtctggctgcagcccctctgttGCCCAATATACACCCTGCCGTACCTGGGTTTCACACAGGCATACCTAATCGGGGGGTTGCTGGGGGAGCAACAGTAAGATTTCATGATCATATTTCATCCTTGTTATATTCCTTACTCTGGAAGAACagttaggaaaaaagaatataaatcaAAGGGCCAGGTTACTGTGGGTAACTCAGGCTATTTTGTATCACATAGACATTTGGTATAATGCACCTTTTCAGTTCTCAGTGCATTTTCTCTGCCCATCTGTCACATGGCCAACACCAGAACAAAAGCCGCACGCCCTTTCGGTGCACGCAGAAGGCAGGCTGGGGCCTGGGAAGGTGCTTTGTGCATTGCACGCTTCAAAACTGTGCACCATACGTTTAGCCTAACCTGCTGGTGTGCGGTAGTGCACGGCCACGGCCAAGGAGCTGCAGAGTTCCCCCATAGGAAGTGAAGAGCAGCAAAAACGgcctcttccccccacccccgcaggAACCCttacttttattattgttattattttattacagttaTTGTTCTCTGTCTGAATCTTGTCTACATGCATAGATGTGGCCCGTCTGTGGAGGAAACAGATTTCAGTCATCATGACCAAGAGCATAGGAAATGCTTCCCATGGCCCAGTGCCACGCTCTGGTGTTTGCATTTCTTGTATTGCGTGAATTACGTAGGGCTCTGAGTTCCCAACAAAACGGGGCTTCCATCGCACAGTCACCTCCATAGGGGATACAGTCATTTTCCGCAAAGACCCGCAGTGCAATTAGAGGAGATAGATAAGCGAGGAACccagaaacaaaggcaaaacgAAGTGACTCACCTGTGGGCTATCAGCTATGAATACAGAAGGGCCAGTGGTGCAGTCATGAGAGACCAGTGACACAGCCATGCTCATCCCTTGTCACAAGATCTCAGCCCCATGTGGGACAAGCAACCTTAACGCCTATAAGGCCTCAAGAGCAGAACGACCCTCGTCCTTTAGATAAAAACATCCCTACAAACTCAGACGTACAGGGTACGTTGCCTCATCCCCGTACGTGGCCTTTATTTACTCACTGGTGGCACACTGAGGGCTTAACTTGGACTTCCATGGTTTATATACTTTTGGTGCTCTGCGCAGAAGTGACTTTATCCCTGGGACAAAGCAGCGCTTTCCCTCATGACTGTCAGCACCCGGCATAAACCGTCCCTGCCCAAATGAAGGCCTGAGCCAAGAGAGACTTTTATCTTGTGCACAAATACAGATTTGacattttttccagctctgctcaggTCACTAATTAAAAGCCTAGGAAGTGAGCACACATGAAATCATTCCTTCCGTACAGGCAGACAGATGGAGAGAAATTCCAGCTTGTTTCCACTCTTTTGTCTTCAGGGCATTTTTGGCATTTCCTTCAGGAAGTGGGGTTGTGACCCAGAGCCTTCCTCGGTGTGTAGGCTCTCGTTTCCCACAGTAAACCTTGCATGGTGATGACATACAGTATGAGAAGGTGAGGTTTATCTTCACACTCCAACTGCATCCTGTATGAGCTCTATGGAACTTAAAAGTAATACTGAGAGGGAACGGCCGCAAGAGAGGAAATGGAAGTCAAGCCTTTGGAAGCGGTAACGCAGAACCTATTCAACTACGCTGCCAGTCTTCGCTGGTGGACccaacagagctgcagcagttaTGTAGCTGAGACAACCGTTCTAGGTTTCATAAACTTCCTTGATGTTTGCAACAAACTAAGAATTAAACTTATATCAGTGATGTAAGTGAATGATTTCACTTATTCTACTCTAGGCAATCATGGTAAAACTCGCAGgcatctgttttttcctgtttgtactTCGTTAGCTGTTGGAGAAGAATCGCTACTGTAAAGATTCTTTTAATGGCGTTTCATCAATACAGCCTGTGGTGATGATAAATTATATTCTAGCAttcattctgtattttacatGATCTTGTAAGTGGCATTATGCATCTTATATCCCCACAGAATCAGCTTAATCCCAGCACGTACCGAAATAAAGGAATACTTCCACTGACTTCTGTCAACAAGAAACCACACTTGGCTTGAACCCACCCCAACAGTACAAAACTACTAGTAATCTGGTAAcagaatctttaaaaaaatcagtttattaaTGTTTAGAAGTCAATAAAGCTATGTGCAAATTGAACAATAAAagtcagaaacattttaaatactattttttaaaccagaaaaaaaccccaacagtttAATTGCACTGGAAATTTTACTACAAAGgcaatacattttctttacaaaataccACTTCTAGGAGTTGCCAATAACTGTAAATCAGTCAATTGCTCTCAGCTATCCCAGATATACCACTTCTGTTATAGTAATACCCTAGGCACATGAAGACTCCTGCATCTTATTAACTTATTTACATTGTACACATTCAACCCCATTAGCACAGGTTAGAAAAATAGAGGAGTAAAAATGACGctgtaaaacaaatacattcaaTTTAATGACAGGTACTTCTTCCATGAACTGATAAAATACAGACATCTTTGCTGAAAttataaacattaataaaatgtgcCAAAACATATTGCATTTTGTTATGGAAGTGCATTTATCTATAGTCATTTCACTTCAACTTTTATCGTTCTGAAACTCAAGGTactcttttcagatttttccaactGATCTTTACCTTTGGAAAGACTATGAACCTCACACTGAAAAGCCCCCTTCAGTTTTTAACTCTTCTTAGGCTAAAGTCCTGCTGTTGTCAATAGTATCTTATACTATTAGATTTACTTTCAGTCATCTTAAAGAGAAATGACCTTTAGTTCTACCTTGCATTTGTCATGATAATGCGGTTTATTTAATGCTATAGAGTAACAAGGCAATCAGCATATGGGGCCAAATGCTGCTCTGAGCTACTCCATAAAATCTGACGCAGTCAAAGGAATTGTACAGATGAAAGTAACTGCAGAGTCTGGCTCATGGTCTTCAAATGTAATATGGACCAACAGCAAAAATTCACAGCTATGATCTTGctaaataaaaccccaacagcTTTGGACTCTGCAATAAAACTGTATGACTTAACTAAAAACTCTGGAAAGCGATGCCAAGTTATGGTTGTATGTGGTCTAAGTTACAGTTGTGTGATCTCTTCCCTTGTTATGTGCTAAACACTTCTGACCAACTATACCAGAGCCACCACTAAATTCAGTACAGGAAGATCTTTGTGTCAGTGGTTTGCTGCAAGTAAAGGAGAAATAACTTCACATTCTtctcacatggaaaaaaaaaaaaaaaaagattcattctccctctccctcctccccctctctctttctctcacaCGCACCAGGCATCATTTCACCAAGGCATCAGTCTTTCAGAGTTACTAAGGAGATTTCAGGATATGAATGCGCCTGACAATCCTGAGCTGCCTCAGTGCAAAGACAAAACATGCTCCAGGGAAAACGATTTTCAAGCCAGAACAGTCTGTCCCATTTCTTGAACTCCAGCCTCGCAAGTGCACCATTTGCCTCATTAGAACTAATGCTACTTGCTCGCTTAGCCCAACGCTGCTGCCATGAGCAGGAGGCATCTCAGCTCCCCGATTTCAGAGGAAGGCTCTGAAATACACCCCCACGGTTACTCCTAAGAAGATGAGGTAACATTGCCTGAAGACATGATAGTTTCAGGATGGTCGCCTTCCTCCTTCTGTGGGTGGGAGGAGTTGTCAGATTTACTCCGACTGAACTCCATCCCTCCAATGATCGGCCTCTTGAATTTGGTCCCAGAATCTGCTGGGGGAcatttgcagcagcacagaatcTTGATGAAAGCCCTGCGCATCTCTTTGTTTGTCAAGGTGTAGATGATAGGGTTCGTGGCTGAATTGAGAACGGCCAGTACTAAGAAATACTCTGCTTTATAGAGGATTGGGCAGGTCTTCACTTTACACCCCACATCCAGTAAAAGCAGGATGAACAAGGGAGCCCAGCAGGCGATGAAGGCACTCAGGACTATGATCACTGTCTTGAGCAAGGCTAGCGACTTTTCTGAGCTCCTAGTAGCTTTGGTAATGTTTTTCCGAAATGTCAGCCTGCGGCTCCTAGTCCTCACCATGGAATAGATCCTGCAGTAGAGGACGACAATGGATAGCAAAAGGCCAGTGAAAACGGTGGTGCAAAAGAGAATATAGTGCTTGTGGTAGAGAGGCAGCACGGTGGAGCAGTTGGACAAGAGGCTGATGCAGTTCCAGCCCATGATCGGGAGTCCCCCAAGTATCACGGAGATAACCCAGCAAGCACTGATCAGCAAGAAGGAGCGGAAGCTGTTGCTGCCATTGTGGAGTTTCATCTTCAGCATGGTGATGTATCTCTCAATGGCAATGGCTAACAAGCTGAACACAGAAGCTGACAAGGCAACAAACATGCTGCCTTCTCTTACAAACCACTGCGAGGGGGTGAGGCTATAGGTTTTGTGTCCGGATAGCAGGAGGTTGGCAGTGTAAGCCACACCAGCCAGCAAGTCTGAAAGAGCCAAGTTCCCAATGAAATAGTACATGGGTCTGTGAAACTTCTTGGTTTTCCAGATGGTGAGCAAGACAAAAATGTTCTCTAAGATTATAAAGCAGCAAATGATAATAAAAACCACCGACGTCACTTTTATTCCACTGTCCGCATTCTCATTTAGCTTTCCCGTGTAATTATAATGCTCTTTGATGACATAGTTGACATCAGTGTTGGCGAGGTTGCTGATGACCTTCTGCGGGGCGGTGGTGCCAGAGCTCATGGTGCCCGGCTGGGTGCCgcttccccagcagccaccGGACGGTGACGCCGAGCGCAAACCCAGCGGCTGCCCCGCAGCCTGCCCGCACTGCTGCACAGCCTCAGAAACCGCAGCCCTGCGAACAAGAGGCACAAAGCCCAGAGTTAAAAGAAGGCAGGCAAACAACGCAACCAATGGTAAAGGGTTTAAGATATAAGTTTAACTTTGTATCGTAGTCACAGATGTATTCACACAGGAATCAGTTTCATTCAGCTGCTAAAATGACTATTAAAAGACAGTCAGGCGTATTCAATAGGTAAAGTTAACGGGACAAAAAAAGTTCTGCCATGCAGGGCTGAACAGGTAAATTGCAGTCAGCAAGGGCTGCGTTACTGGAATTCGAACATGAAAGATTTCAAAGCTCCCCAGCAGTAAGATCTAGattatctttttcttcagtagGAAACACACCTTGTAATACAACAGCAGAGATCTAGAAAGGGAAAGGGCTTGATCCGATTGA
The sequence above is drawn from the Falco naumanni isolate bFalNau1 chromosome 11, bFalNau1.pat, whole genome shotgun sequence genome and encodes:
- the S1PR1 gene encoding sphingosine 1-phosphate receptor 1; the encoded protein is MSSGTTAPQKVISNLANTDVNYVIKEHYNYTGKLNENADSGIKVTSVVFIIICCFIILENIFVLLTIWKTKKFHRPMYYFIGNLALSDLLAGVAYTANLLLSGHKTYSLTPSQWFVREGSMFVALSASVFSLLAIAIERYITMLKMKLHNGSNSFRSFLLISACWVISVILGGLPIMGWNCISLLSNCSTVLPLYHKHYILFCTTVFTGLLLSIVVLYCRIYSMVRTRSRRLTFRKNITKATRSSEKSLALLKTVIIVLSAFIACWAPLFILLLLDVGCKVKTCPILYKAEYFLVLAVLNSATNPIIYTLTNKEMRRAFIKILCCCKCPPADSGTKFKRPIIGGMEFSRSKSDNSSHPQKEEGDHPETIMSSGNVTSSS